One genomic window of Gemmatimonadales bacterium includes the following:
- a CDS encoding protein kinase, producing MSAELRVALEAALAGRYALERELGRGGMATVYLAQDVRHDRPVALKVLHAELAVALGAERFQREIKLAARLQHPHILTVHDSGEIAGPPGSPPILWFTMPYIEGESLRERLTREKQLSVDEGLRITREAADALDYAHRHGVIHRDIKPENILLSEGHALVADFGIGKALTQASDQKLTETGMAVGTPAYMSPEQAAGDKDLDPRSDIYSLATVLYEMLAGATPFDAPTSQAMIARRFMETARPLRQLRDAVPEHVEQAVQRALARTAADRFASAAEFARALGANVSAPVPTVRTAAAPAPAPSPATTGGRPRGRRRVPVAATSLGLGFLLGLGLLFGWLKRHGPPAREENGPRRLAVLPFQNLGSAADEYFADGVTDAVRGKLTALPGLQVTASNSSTEYKGTVKSAEQIGQELGVDYLLVGKVRWEKSGGASRVRVSPELIQVSTSTARWQEPFDAAVTDVFQVQTDIAGRVAQALDVALGSAERQTLAARPTASLPAYDAFLKGEEISVRLSTIDPVTLRRAAGYYEQAVALDSTFATAWAQLSRARSTIAGTGGSSLDGSLARVGAERALVLAPTSSAGYLAMGDYYAASGDFRRAVDQYAAGRRLSPNDAELLASASLAEQSTGHWTDALEHLQQASRIDPRSVLTARRLDRAYLFLRRYPEAREAGERALQIAPTSLDVIETHAMTFLAQGDLEGARSVLAAAATRVEPTTLVAFTATFWDLYWVLNDEQQALLRRLTPGPFDDNRAGWGLALAQAYALHGDALHARAYADSSRIAFEALLRADPNNGQNRVLLGVVLAYMGRKAEAVREGQRGLALAPISKDAYGGAYNQLQLSRIYIMVGEPDKALDQLEPLLKLPYYLSPGWLRIDPTFNPLRSNPRFRKLVEGTTAAPGQPN from the coding sequence GTGAGCGCCGAGCTTCGCGTCGCGCTGGAGGCCGCCCTCGCCGGACGGTATGCGCTGGAACGTGAGCTGGGCCGCGGCGGCATGGCGACGGTCTACCTGGCGCAGGACGTGAGGCATGACCGCCCGGTCGCGCTCAAGGTGCTGCACGCCGAGCTGGCTGTGGCACTGGGCGCGGAGCGTTTCCAGCGGGAAATCAAGCTGGCCGCCCGGCTCCAGCATCCGCACATCCTCACGGTGCACGACTCGGGTGAGATCGCGGGACCGCCGGGCAGTCCGCCGATTCTCTGGTTCACCATGCCGTACATCGAGGGCGAAAGTCTGCGCGAGCGCCTCACACGCGAGAAGCAGCTCTCGGTCGATGAAGGCCTTCGGATTACCCGTGAGGCGGCCGACGCGCTCGACTATGCCCACCGTCATGGGGTGATCCACCGCGACATCAAGCCGGAGAACATCCTCCTCAGCGAGGGCCATGCGCTGGTCGCCGACTTCGGGATCGGCAAGGCGCTCACCCAGGCAAGCGACCAGAAACTCACCGAGACCGGCATGGCGGTGGGCACGCCGGCCTACATGAGTCCCGAGCAGGCCGCGGGTGACAAGGATCTCGATCCCAGGAGCGACATCTACAGCCTGGCGACCGTGCTCTATGAGATGTTGGCCGGTGCGACGCCGTTCGACGCGCCGACGTCGCAGGCGATGATCGCCCGGCGGTTCATGGAGACGGCGCGCCCCCTGCGGCAGCTCCGCGACGCAGTGCCGGAGCATGTCGAGCAGGCGGTGCAGCGAGCTCTGGCGCGCACGGCTGCCGATCGGTTCGCCAGCGCGGCGGAGTTCGCGCGTGCGCTCGGTGCAAACGTGTCGGCACCAGTTCCTACCGTGAGGACAGCCGCGGCCCCCGCTCCCGCCCCATCGCCCGCGACCACCGGCGGGCGCCCGCGCGGTAGGCGCAGGGTCCCGGTCGCCGCCACGTCGCTTGGCCTCGGGTTCCTGCTGGGGCTCGGACTGCTCTTCGGGTGGCTCAAACGGCATGGGCCTCCCGCTCGCGAAGAGAACGGCCCCCGACGCCTCGCGGTCCTGCCGTTCCAGAACCTGGGCAGCGCGGCGGACGAGTACTTCGCCGATGGCGTCACGGACGCGGTCCGCGGGAAGCTGACGGCACTGCCGGGGTTGCAGGTGACCGCGTCCAACAGCTCGACAGAGTACAAGGGCACCGTGAAGTCGGCCGAGCAGATCGGGCAGGAACTGGGCGTGGATTACCTGCTCGTGGGGAAGGTGCGCTGGGAAAAGAGCGGTGGCGCCAGCCGGGTGCGGGTGAGCCCCGAGCTGATCCAGGTTTCCACCTCGACTGCCAGGTGGCAGGAGCCCTTCGACGCGGCGGTGACCGACGTGTTCCAGGTCCAGACCGACATTGCAGGACGCGTGGCCCAGGCGCTGGATGTGGCGCTCGGTAGCGCGGAGCGCCAGACCCTGGCGGCAAGGCCGACCGCCAGTCTGCCGGCGTACGACGCCTTTCTCAAAGGCGAAGAGATCAGTGTCCGCCTCAGCACCATTGATCCGGTGACGCTGCGGCGGGCGGCTGGATACTACGAGCAGGCTGTGGCGCTCGACTCCACGTTCGCGACCGCCTGGGCTCAGCTCTCGCGAGCGCGCTCGACGATCGCCGGCACCGGCGGCTCGTCACTCGACGGAAGCCTCGCCCGCGTCGGCGCGGAGCGCGCGCTTGTTCTCGCACCCACCAGCTCGGCCGGCTATCTGGCCATGGGCGACTACTACGCCGCTTCGGGGGATTTTCGACGAGCCGTCGACCAGTACGCAGCGGGGCGGCGGCTTTCTCCCAACGACGCCGAGCTGCTCGCGTCGGCGTCATTGGCCGAGCAGAGCACCGGCCACTGGACGGATGCGCTCGAGCACCTCCAGCAAGCAAGCCGCATCGATCCGCGCTCGGTTCTCACGGCCCGGCGGTTGGATCGCGCGTACCTGTTCCTCCGGCGCTATCCCGAGGCGCGTGAGGCCGGCGAGCGGGCACTCCAGATCGCCCCGACGTCGTTGGATGTCATCGAGACTCATGCGATGACTTTCCTGGCCCAAGGCGACCTCGAGGGAGCACGGTCCGTGCTCGCCGCCGCCGCCACTCGGGTGGAGCCGACCACGCTGGTGGCTTTTACCGCCACATTCTGGGATCTCTACTGGGTATTGAATGACGAACAGCAGGCGCTTCTGCGCCGGCTCACGCCGGGACCGTTCGACGACAATCGGGCGGGATGGGGACTGGCGCTGGCCCAGGCCTATGCGCTCCACGGCGATGCGTTGCACGCGCGGGCCTACGCCGATTCCTCCCGCATCGCGTTCGAGGCGTTGTTACGCGCTGATCCGAACAACGGACAGAATCGCGTGCTCCTAGGTGTCGTCCTGGCCTACATGGGCCGGAAGGCTGAGGCAGTGCGCGAGGGACAGCGGGGGCTGGCGTTGGCCCCGATCTCGAAGGACGCGTATGGCGGGGCCTACAATCAACTCCAGCTGTCCCGGATCTACATCATGGTGGGTGAGCCGGACAAGGCGCTGGACCAGCTCGAGCCGCTGCTCAAGTTGCCGTACTATCTCTCGCCCGGGTGGCTCCGGATCGATCCTACGTTCAACCCGCTCAGGAGCAACCCGCGGTTCCGGAAGCTGGTCGAGGGGACGACCGCCGCTCCAGGGCAACCCAACTGA
- a CDS encoding protein kinase, whose product MTQPPSRLADAVADLYRLERELGAGGMATVYLAEDLKHHRHVAIKVLKPELAAVIGAERFLREINTIATLQHPHILGLIDSGEVNGTAYYVMPFVEGESLRDRLNREKQLPINDAVRLATEVASALDYAHRHGVIHRDIKPENILLHDGSALVADFGIALAASKAGGTRMTETGMSLGTPHYMSPEQAMGEREITARSDVYALGCVTYEMLVGEPPFTGPTAQAIVAKMMTEEPRSLTMQRRTIPPYVDAAVGVALSKLPADRFASAAEFAGALRDETMVRRSGGTERTISRASSRFPVSPVPSFRRSVIGLSVALVITGALALWGWLGRAPRGSVSRQRVALWNHSFGQFLAPGLEHLITQAAIAPDGSSIVFVDSVGNTSLLLRKRRDEIEPAPLAGTEGGVSPFFSPDGRWIGYLTIDGRLRKVPVEGGGSITLANSSNSGYLGATWLADGTIVYVGQEQELRRVSADGGESRVVRRSSSTDRVNIATLQALPGSRGVLATVCPGNCGIESSIYVFDFAADSGRMIVPNAAGAWYSPSGHLLYTDRTGGLYAASIDLKRLVLTSGVVPVLEDVAPVSFSLSPSGTALYSVKGGSASSELMWVARDGQAVPLDTAWQADFHYPALSPDGKALAVSVRDGSTQLWIRRADGTRQKLSQTGTVNWRPSWVPDGKALVYLSNMNGAGGQDAYDVYQVPVDGSTAPVRLLHHTFGLWEAELSHDGEWLVVRSDEEGDIGHIRARRLRGSDTALVPLVVGKDQSNEASLSPDGHWLAYSLLTSGRREIYVTSFPNPTSTHVVSRDGGSEPRWAHSGRELFFRGPRRMMVVEVTPGSTFTSGSPRPLFDLSGYRAARNRQEYDVAPDDRHFLMIREASEEAGRNVIYVENWLDEFTANMKARR is encoded by the coding sequence ATGACCCAGCCGCCGTCCCGCCTGGCCGACGCCGTAGCCGATCTCTACCGTCTCGAACGCGAGCTGGGGGCGGGCGGCATGGCCACGGTCTATCTCGCCGAAGACCTCAAGCATCACCGCCACGTCGCCATCAAGGTGCTCAAGCCCGAGCTCGCCGCCGTGATCGGCGCTGAGCGGTTCCTCCGTGAGATCAATACCATCGCCACCCTGCAGCACCCCCACATCCTGGGTCTGATCGACAGCGGCGAGGTCAACGGCACCGCCTACTACGTGATGCCGTTCGTCGAAGGAGAGTCTCTTCGCGACCGGCTCAACCGCGAGAAGCAGCTGCCGATCAATGATGCCGTGCGCCTCGCCACCGAGGTGGCCAGTGCCCTCGACTATGCCCACCGCCACGGCGTGATCCACCGCGACATCAAGCCGGAGAACATCCTGTTGCACGATGGCTCCGCGCTGGTGGCCGACTTCGGCATTGCGCTCGCCGCGAGCAAGGCCGGCGGGACCCGGATGACCGAGACCGGCATGTCGTTGGGCACCCCGCACTACATGAGCCCCGAGCAGGCCATGGGCGAGCGGGAGATCACGGCGCGCTCCGATGTCTATGCCCTGGGATGCGTCACCTACGAGATGCTGGTCGGGGAGCCGCCGTTCACCGGGCCCACCGCCCAGGCCATCGTCGCCAAGATGATGACCGAGGAACCGCGCTCGCTCACCATGCAGCGCCGTACCATCCCGCCTTACGTTGATGCCGCGGTAGGCGTCGCGTTGTCCAAGCTCCCCGCTGACCGCTTCGCCAGTGCGGCGGAGTTCGCCGGTGCGCTGAGGGACGAGACGATGGTTCGGCGGTCAGGAGGAACGGAAAGGACTATCAGCCGCGCGTCGTCCCGCTTCCCCGTGTCCCCGGTGCCGTCGTTCCGCCGTTCAGTTATTGGGCTCTCTGTCGCACTCGTCATCACCGGGGCACTCGCCCTCTGGGGCTGGCTTGGGCGCGCTCCCAGGGGCAGCGTGAGTCGCCAGCGGGTGGCGCTGTGGAATCATTCGTTCGGGCAGTTTCTCGCCCCGGGGCTCGAGCACCTGATCACCCAGGCCGCGATCGCTCCTGATGGCTCGAGCATCGTGTTCGTCGATTCCGTCGGCAATACCAGCCTGCTGTTGCGGAAGCGACGGGATGAGATCGAGCCCGCTCCACTGGCTGGAACGGAGGGCGGCGTCTCGCCCTTCTTCTCACCCGATGGGAGGTGGATCGGGTATCTGACGATCGACGGACGGTTGCGCAAGGTGCCGGTCGAAGGCGGCGGTTCGATTACCCTCGCAAACTCCTCGAATTCGGGCTACCTCGGCGCGACCTGGCTGGCTGATGGCACGATCGTCTACGTCGGCCAGGAACAGGAACTTCGCCGGGTGTCGGCCGACGGTGGGGAGAGCCGGGTGGTGAGGCGAAGCAGCTCGACCGATCGAGTCAACATCGCCACCCTGCAGGCGTTGCCCGGCAGCCGCGGCGTCCTCGCCACGGTCTGCCCGGGGAACTGCGGCATCGAATCCTCGATCTACGTCTTCGATTTCGCCGCCGACAGCGGTCGGATGATCGTGCCGAACGCGGCCGGCGCATGGTATTCACCGAGTGGTCACCTGCTCTACACCGATCGCACCGGCGGCCTCTACGCCGCGTCGATCGATCTCAAGCGGCTCGTCCTCACCTCTGGCGTGGTCCCGGTGCTCGAGGATGTGGCGCCGGTCAGCTTCAGCTTGTCGCCGTCCGGCACCGCGCTCTACTCCGTCAAAGGCGGCAGTGCGTCGTCCGAGCTGATGTGGGTTGCTCGGGACGGTCAGGCCGTTCCACTCGACACCGCCTGGCAGGCGGACTTCCATTATCCCGCGCTGTCTCCGGACGGCAAGGCGCTCGCGGTGAGTGTGCGAGACGGTTCGACCCAGCTCTGGATCCGGCGGGCCGACGGGACTCGTCAGAAACTGTCGCAGACCGGGACGGTGAACTGGCGCCCCTCCTGGGTGCCGGATGGCAAGGCGCTGGTGTACCTGTCGAACATGAACGGCGCCGGCGGTCAGGATGCCTACGATGTGTATCAGGTGCCGGTAGACGGCAGCACCGCGCCGGTGCGGCTGCTGCACCATACCTTTGGTCTTTGGGAAGCCGAGCTCTCGCATGATGGAGAGTGGCTGGTCGTACGCTCGGACGAAGAAGGAGATATCGGCCATATCCGCGCCCGGCGACTTCGAGGCAGTGATACCGCGCTGGTCCCGCTGGTAGTGGGAAAGGACCAGAGCAACGAGGCCTCGCTCTCACCCGACGGTCACTGGCTGGCCTACTCGCTGCTGACAAGCGGGCGACGAGAGATCTACGTCACCTCCTTCCCCAATCCCACGTCCACTCACGTCGTCTCCCGAGACGGCGGGTCCGAGCCACGCTGGGCCCATAGCGGCCGGGAGTTGTTCTTCCGAGGCCCGCGACGGATGATGGTGGTCGAGGTGACGCCCGGATCGACCTTCACCTCTGGAAGTCCGCGGCCCTTGTTCGATCTGTCCGGCTACCGTGCCGCCCGAAACCGCCAGGAATACGATGTGGCGCCCGACGACCGCCACTTCCTGATGATCCGGGAGGCGAGCGAGGAGGCGGGTCGGAATGTGATCTACGTCGAAAACTGGCTTGATGAGTTCACCGCCAACATGAAGGCGCGACGCTGA